In a genomic window of Brettanomyces nanus chromosome 1, complete sequence:
- a CDS encoding uncharacterized protein (BUSCO:EOG09340UYK) has protein sequence MLNWLIQVWILTLIPVALAALSVQHHQLKEIDPDYAMKKSDMMLYDYLNKDQDTIEDWIPVQASVGLNDSMTYDFKVNYSSPGLSPSYEIMVFISSSLCKLPDGWSSDSRNNGISLYYTFNSTVTNISAMNRLKFSNGYVQGIASAEKSSDHDNLYITVKPDECTDCSSNYTWVYELGISQSDLVFQYDTGSLTTVIDSDYNSAVFSAANLTFQDDSNYRVYLYDIDRYEELQQLNQSWCAFVESTGSVKTINLNESTIESDNNFFSVEDLENSSDYTGVLVQSYDTISYGGAVYRMFNFSTMSSEACKVVYGLDFCKDVSYAVPVSKNFSMNLQNSEQLGQVYDDYAKSLYQKFGYAMQQIPCDADLDSRFSPIRTCNDCEQSYKQWLCSVTIPRCSSESHTGYREYNASDGRSSFVKDTIDPPLEYYEILPCIELCKAIVRDCPADFGFSCPMEEDFPGKSYGLPGDGSYVSCNDISSSDTGTSTSGATSLSMDRKIFTFWAVISILFYIPF, from the exons ATGCT gaatTGGCTGATACAGGTATGGATTTTGACTTTAATACCTGTTGCCTTAGCTGCCCTATCGGTGCAGCATCACCAACTTAAAGAGATCGATCCTGATTATGCCATGAAGAAATCTGATATGATGCTATATGATTATTTAAACAAAGATCAAGATACCATAGAAGACTGGATACCTGTACAGGCTTCTGTTGGCCTCAATGACTCCATGACGTATGACTTCAAGGTTAATTACTCCTCTCCCGGCCTGTCGCCATCGTATGAGATCATGGTTTTCATTAGTTCGTCGTTATGCAAGCTTCCCGACGGTTGGTCCTCCGATAGCCGAAATAATGGGATAAGTCTCTACTATACATTTAATTCGACGGTAACAAACATTTCGGCAATGAATCGACTCAAATTTTCCAACGGGTACGTTCAAGGTATTGCCAGTGCCGAAAAATCATCTGACCATGACAACTTGTACATTACGGTAAAGCCTGACGAATGCACCGATTGTTCATCGAATTATACGTGGGTATATGAGCTTGGAATATCACAAAGCGACTTAGTATTTCAGTACGATACCGGTTCCTTGACCACTGTTATTGATAGTGATTATAATTCTGCCGTGTTTTCTGCCGCAAATCTTACATTCCAAGACGATTCCAATTATAGAGTGTATCTCTATGATATTGATAGATATGAAGAACTACAACAATTGAACCAAAGTTGGTGTGCGTTTGTAGAGTCAACTGGATCTGTCAAAACAATAAACCTAAACGAATCGACCATTGAGAGTGATAATAATTTCTTTTCggttgaagatcttgaaaattcAAGCGATTATACCGGCGTACTAGTTCAGTCCTATGATACAATATCGTACGGGGGTGCAGTCTACCGAATGTTTAATTTCTCTACAATGAGTTCAGAAGCCTGCAAGGTTGTTTATGGCTTGGATTTTTGCAAAGATGTCTCATATGCAGTACCTGTTTCaaaaaacttttcaatgaACCTTCAGAACTCCGAACAATTAGGCCAGGTATATGACGACTATGCCAAGAGCTTGTATCAGAAGTTTGGTTATGCAATGCAGCAAATTCCATGTGATGCCGATTTAGATTCCAGATTTTCTCCAATACGTACATGCAATGACTGTGAGCAGTCATATAAGCAGTGGCTTTGCTCAGTTACAATTCCACGTTGCTCTTCGGAGAGTCATACCGGCTATCGAGAATACAACGCATCAGATGGTCGTAGTTCCTTTGTGAAAGATACCATAGATCCTCCGTTAGAGTACTACGAGATCCTTCCCTGCATCGAGTTATGCAAAGCAATTGTTAGAGATTGTCCGGCCGATTTTGGGTTTTCGTGTCCCATGGAGGAAGATTTCCCTGGTAAGAGTTATGGCCTTCCAGGCGATGGCAGTTACGTTTCCTGTAACGATATTAGCAGTTCTGATACGGGGACATCGACAAGTGGTGCCACGAGTCTTAGTATGGACCGGAAAATATTCACGTTCTGGGCTGTTATCTCGATACTTTTCTATATTCCATTCTAA
- a CDS encoding uncharacterized protein (BUSCO:EOG09340DWM~EggNog:ENOG41), producing the protein MSLVKQLTSDLTILSTDSKRKYAAIRAASDKSLSILKSFPIHSSIDQEGVVTSIQTHPEFIDPFILSCQSKNSKLITVSLSALSRLVLSHALPYVKLDEVISALQDATHSSTDIQLKILQILPSLFEIYAMEINDKSLSNLLYVCTLLQNSTKTPSIINTAQATFSQLMNTVFEKVSRESVQIREDDIDSSPRYTVAIDDDKTVKVYLCAYDARRVFNDLCTLIEHHKPSFLKTNYMTEDDGFEMLESIIQNNQQVLLSHVELAYLLRVRVAPILLRFISSCNDFTLMVRVSRVAYLMISKVLDITKIESEVTLSLLTHLISKESQTPVWKKIFCLEIYSSLTKDFRLAEKMFNEYDNNKEEERRTVLSDFLVACLEIMNDSRSKLNTGDIVQPPPSQRNGHNQNDNSSGAQYTSLSITQGSALSTPSTVSQLTNQDPTIFSLQKSTAKQKYMDSIDKPDPPEVSSTYDISLICQSITHICDGIYRRSIEIAKSHNALHSYSSDSGIPFLSDELLKGESSKDIHAAYASIYSFTENNWMTLQSTIEIILHSTLDDETFSQMARSLQKLCRASGILSVENAKDSILKVFAGLTINLTGKLGYQNKVVSFGESIAGTISSAIGQAVSNMSHNSSRPSTDTVNRHSIGSIEKMYSRNINSRQTICFRALINLSISLGEILEDSWNTVMITLQWVSYYIDGPSGFSVKDVPPISPFLDNNDLSLISASLEKFMTGLDGQPPDVFMNICKSLIHLSDSILYVSAESDNQFGRMPVCADGVMMPCIYNKQFYMNRLSDICEVNPLKFLIKRTDCWKLVNSFYTRLSCDRSIDDETRPLLSRNFDTIVKAVAVAGFGDESADTEDELKKVRSVTEMEVLTALNSYLTKISNLPIPSELLVMNQEIQMVLQVLNTLKIIIDRFGNKIRDEWVVVTSMLNFPFEIINRANSDMIQESTTKAMIISLLRSSFETLKVILDEILQSIPSKQIQAIIDTLYNFVCQQYELNISFNASSYFWLISDYLKEKLDSHQPDESRSSTLIESSISSEEKLVEAVTTGFSEIESNHLDYYRCLWLYLLLKLGNTTGDQRAQVRNGSIITFFNVVDSYADENPSWLLIYKIVLEPVILQILPATSVHVSSRTVQKEWIKTLTDVANGLTKLFTQYLCQFSDKEDELSHQIMFWNGYTDYMSKLAGLDPSWISLNTRIFENFNSVLDVFESGNLRSSVPVDVVEGLYNFWVNVKIVYSLTDDTFYEDSLCSFASAFPALFRLVQSVQTIPKFERMLMQLNTCIRFPVLIASRKDDERCNKIQCVVLDDLEPMSFSDYRYNSLLIQQLASIVTLPFSTKDLIESKLGAKGVRIPSFKAASYRAIGLLKKRLDDITDPLPYLNDRSILKIFDLLLEPCQLKSDERIAIKNGYIWMESVEILCNLSYKVCDYVIFSGARSDIKEDVERKIWPKILEVFKTCFIAAGQHQSSEEDFDCKVYNGLKEKLVTLIRSESNSAHGLDADAFIKTICESSFLYQLNEVDCEILLISGSSKNIPKSITTNRVNRPFGSTLPTRPVSRLKIAKLCLKDLIALSVPGDGNLYSVSFDYFTARCAFSLDKYLSDQQLLNGKPVPRVQQTEIKILLEGLLQVLEASDKYSIESSQFVHSRLSILYPVLVGMIGASSKVIGLQDRLVSVFRELGKYETAK; encoded by the coding sequence ATGAGTCTCGTTAAACAATTAACTAGTGATTTAACTATCCTTTCGACCGATTCTAAAAGAAAATATGCAGCCATTCGTGCTGCATCTGACAAATCCCTCAGCATCCTCAAATCGTTCCCCATTCATTCTTCTATTGACCAAGAAGGTGTGGTTACTTCGATTCAGACTCATCCAGAGTTTATTGATCCTTTTATATTGTCCTGCCAGTCTAAGAATTCGAAGTTGATTACTGTGTCTCTGAGTGCATTGAGCCGACTAGTCTTATCTCATGCGCTTCCCTATGTAAAGCTCGACGAGGTCATCAGTGCTCTCCAGGACGCTACTCATTCTTCCACTGACATCCAACTTAAGATACTCCAGATTTTACCCTCATTGTTTGAAATCTATGCTATGGAAATCAATGACAAATCTCTTTCCAATCTCTTATATGTGTGCACATTACTTCAAAACTCGACGAAGACTccatccatcatcaatacCGCTCAAGCCACCTTCTCACAGTTAATGAATACGGTGTTTGAGAAGGTGAGCAGGGAAAGTGTACAGATCCgtgaagatgatattgaCTCCTCTCCACGTTATACTGTGGCTATTGATGACGACAAAACTGTTAAGGTATATCTATGTGCCTACGACGCTCGAAGAGTATTCAACGATCTATGTACTCTTATTGAGCATCACAAGccttcatttttgaaaaCAAATTACAtgactgaagatgatggttTTGAAATGCTTGAAAGTATTATACAGAACAACCAGCAGGTGTTGCTAAGCCATGTCGAATTAGCCTATCTATTGAGGGTTCGAGTTGCTCCTATCTTGCTTCGGTTCATTTCTTCGTGCAACGATTTTACTTTGATGGTCAGAGTTTCCAGAGTGGCCTACTTGATGATTTCTAAAGTATTGGATATTACGAAGATCGAGTCTGAGGTTACCTTATCCCTTCTTACGCACTTGATCTCCAAAGAGTCCCAAACTCCTGTCTGGAAGAAAATATTTTGCTTAGAGATATACTCTTCACTAACTAAGGATTTCAGATTGGCTGAGAAGATGTTCAATGAGTATGATAACAataaggaggaggagagGCGGACCGTTCTCAGCGACTTTCTAGTTGCATGTCTTGAGATTATGAATGACAGCCGAAGCAAGTTGAACACTGGTGATATAGTCCAGCCTCCACCTTCTCAAAGAAATGGTCACAATCAGAATGATAATTCTTCAGGTGCTCAATATACATCTCTATCTATTACACAGGGTTCAGCATTGTCAACGCCGTCCACAGTATCACAGCTCACAAACCAAGATCCTACCATTTTCTCACTGCAAAAATCTACAGCCAAACAAAAATATATGGATTCAATAGACAAGCCGGATCCTCCAGAAGTTTCATCTACCTACGATATTAGCCTAATATGCCAATCTATCACTCATATTTGTGATGGCATTTATCGAAGATCTATCGAGATTGCAAAGAGTCATAACGCACTTCATTCTTACTCTTCTGATAGCGGTATCCCTTTCCTAAGTGATGAACTACTCAAAGGAGAATCAAGTAAGGACATTCACGCTGCATATGCGTCTATTTATTCCTTCACTGAAAATAATTGGATGACATTGCAATCGACTATTGAAATTATATTACATTCCACCTTGGATGATGAGACATTCTCTCAAATGGCCAGATCCCTTCAGAAGCTTTGCCGTGCCTCTGGAATTCTCTCTGTTGAAAATGCCAAAGATAGCATTCTTAAAGTATTTGCAGGTTTGACTATAAATCTCACAGGAAAGTTGGGCTATCAAAATAAGGTCGTGTCGTTTGGAGAGAGTATTGCTGGTACTATCAGCTCTGCTATTGGACAGGCCGTATCAAATATGTCTCATAATAGTTCAAGACCATCAACAGATACTGTTAATCGTCATAGCATCGGCagtattgagaagatgTACTCTCGCAACATCAATTCAAGACAAACTATCTGCTTCCGTGCTTTGATAAATTTGTCTATATCCCTAGGTGAAATATTAGAGGATAGTTGGAATACTGTTATGATTACTCTTCAATGGGTTAGCTATTACATCGATGGCCCATCGGGATTCAGTGTTAAAGATGTTCCACCAATTTCACCCTTTCTAGATAACAACGATCTTTCGTTAATTTCGGCATCCTTAGAGAAATTTATGACTGGGCTTGATGGTCAACCTCCTGACGTATTTATGAACATCTGTAAGTCATTGATTCATCTTTCTGATTCTATATTATATGTGTCAGCCGAATCTGATAATCAGTTTGGACGTATGCCTGTTTGTGCAGATGGTGTGATGATGCCTTGCATCTATAATAAACAGTTTTACATGAACAGACTTTCAGACATATGCGAGGTGAATCCTTTGAAATTTTTAATCAAAAGAACAGATTGTTGGAAACTGGTCAATTCCTTTTACACCAGGCTTTCTTGTGATAGAAGCATTGATGACGAAACTAGGCCACttctttcaagaaattTCGATACGATAGTGAAGGCTGTTGCGGTTGCTGGCTTTGGCGATGAAAGTGCTGACACGGAAGATGAGTTAAAGAAAGTGCGTTCAGTTACAGAGATGGAAGTTTTAACTGCTTTGAACAGCTATCTGACCAAAATCTCCAATCTTCCAATTCCAAGTGAACTTCTTGTGATGAATCAAGAGATCCAAATGGTACTTCAGGTGTTGAACACTTTGAAAATCATTATTGATAGATTTGGTAATAAGATCCGAGACGAATGGGTTGTGGTGACATCAATGCTTAattttccttttgaaatcatcaatcGAGCCAATTCTGATATGATTCAAGAAAGCACTACCAAGGCGATGAtcatttctcttcttagGTCATCATTTGAAACCTTGAAAGTTATCTTGGATGAAATTTTGCAAAGTATTCCTAGTAAACAGATTCAGGCTATCATAGATACTTTGTATAACTTTGTTTGCCAGCAGTATGAGTTGAATATTTCATTCAATGCTTCTAGCTATTTTTGGTTGATTAGCGAttatttgaaggaaaaattaGATTCTCACCAGCCTGATGaatcaagatcttcaactCTTATCGAGAGCTCGATCTCATCCGAGGAGAAACTTGTCGAAGCGGTCACTACCGGCTTTTCTGAAATAGAGTCCAATCATTTGGATTACTACAGATGCTTGTGGCTCTACCTACTTCTCAAGTTGGGAAATACTACTGGAGATCAGCGGGCACAGGTAAGAAATGGCTCCATAATTACTTTTTTCAATGTTGTCGATTCCTACGCTGATGAAAATCCGTCATGGCTTCTCATTTACAAAATTGTTCTTGAACCGGTAATATTACAAATCCTACCTGCTACCTCTGTTCACGTTTCCTCCAGAACAGtccagaaagaatggaTCAAAACTTTAACAGACGTCGCCAATGGATTAACCAAACTTTTCACGCAGTATCTCTGCCAGTTTTCcgataaagaagatgagctCTCTCATCAAATTATGTTTTGGAATGGCTACACTGATTACATGTCCAAGTTAGCTGGACTGGACCCAAGTTGGATCTCCCTTAACACCCGTATTTTTGAAAACTTCAACTCTGTGTTAGATGTCTTTGAGTCTGGTAATTTGAGATCATCTGTGCCAGTGGATGTAGTGGAGGGATTGTATAATTTTTGGGTCAACGTGAAGATTGTTTACAGTCTGACTGATGACACGTTTTATGAGGATTCTTTGTGTTCAtttgcttctgcttttccTGCACTATTCAGATTGGTTCAGTCAGTACAAACCATCCCTAAATTTGAAAGGATGCTGATGCAGCTAAATACTTGTATCAGATTTCCTGTCCTAATTGCTAGCAGGAAGGATGATGAGAGATGTAACAAAATTCAATGCGTggttcttgatgatttggaacCGATGTCCTTTTCAGACTATCGGTACAATTCGCTATTGATTCAACAGTTGGCATCAATAGTTACCTTACCTTTCTCCACTAAGGATCTTATTGAAAGTAAGCTAGGTGCAAAGGGTGTAAGAATAccatctttcaaagctgCTAGTTACCGTGCGATTGGGTTGTTAAAGAAGCGGTTGGATGATATTACCGATCCATTGCCATACTTGAATGATAGGAgtattttgaagatatttgatcttctccttgaacCTTGCCAACTGAAGAGCGATGAGAGGATAGCAATTAAGAATGGCTACATCTGGATGGAGAGTGTAGAAATTTTGTGCAATCTTTCTTACAAAGTCTGTGATTATGTTATATTTAGCGGAGCAAGGTCAGATATCAAGGAGGACgtggaaagaaagatatggCCCAAGATACTTGAAGTTTTCAAAACTTGTTTTATTGCCGCAGGTCAACATCAATCATCTGAAGAGGACTTCGACTGTAAAGTTTACAACGGTCTCAAAGAGAAACTTGTTACGCTCATTCGTTCTGAATCGAATTCTGCTCATGGTCTTGATGCAGATGCTTTCATCAAAACAATATGTGAATCGTCATTCTTGTATCAGCTAAACGAGGTTGACTGTGAAATCTTACTGATTTCTGGCTCTTCTAAAAACATACCTAAGAGCATCACCACCAACCGAGTTAATCGACCTTTTGGTTCAACGCTACCAACTCGTCCTGTTTCTCGTTTAAAGATTGCCAAATTATGTCTAAAGGATCTCATTGCATTGTCAGTACCGGGTGACGGAAATTTATACTCGGTTTCCTTTGACTATTTTACAGCACGATGCGCATTTTCTCTGGATAAATATCTTTCCGACCAGCAGCTACTCAACGGAAAGCCGGTTCCCAGAGTTCAACAAACAGAAATTAAAATTTTACTCGAAGGTTtacttcaagttcttgagGCATCAGATAAGTACAGCATCGAAAGTAGTCAATTTGTTCATTCAAGACTTTCTATACTCTATCCAGTTTTAGTTGGAATGATTGGAGCTTCCTCTAAGGTTATTGGATTGCAAGACCGTTTGGTTTCGGTGTTTAGGGAACTCGGTAAGTATGAAACTGCTAAATAA
- a CDS encoding uncharacterized protein (BUSCO:EOG09341ZTU) → MTSRLCLDKVNNILSHAECFQASMKDLRSKRDQTSGRRRRFKTNKLKMGHGGTLDPLASGVLILGVGSGTKKLGEYTNGSTKIYEATALFGGSTTTGDSDGQLLMVTENDFITKDMLSDVRDKFVGTLSQTPPIFSALKMNGKPLYEYAREGLPLPRPIKPRTVHIYKLDLADDCLSTNHDFKFLKSEVCEDGSILVDKLSKNPTLNDHKLSFSEEYMKNAKEEDKNEKPIEPRTLEDLKKYESNNYRAPLLHFNAEVSSGTYIRSLISDFARALGSSAYMVALTRQKQSEWLLGQNCFELSDFEQLPEEVWVPVLKNVFEKGSEVNVSKELEEARKSIPSINDTETVVDTHSQEGDLATDEPKTI, encoded by the coding sequence ATGACCTCGCGGTTGTGCTTGGATAAAGTGAACaatattctttctcacGCCGAATGCTTTCAAGCTTCGATGAAGGATCTCAGAAGTAAGAGAGACCAGACTTctggaaggagaagaaggttcaaGACGAACAAGCTAAAGATGGGACATGGTGGAACATTGGATCCTTTAGCATCTGGTGTTTTGATTTTGGGTGTTGGATCAGGAACCAAGAAGTTGGGTGAGTATACCAATGGATCGACTAAAATATATGAAGCTACAGCATTGTTTGGAGGATCGACTACTACAGGAGATTCCGATGGCCAGTTGTTAATGGTCACAGAAAACGATTTCATCACTAAAGATATGCTCAGTGATGTTAGAGACAAGTTTGTTGGTACTTTGTCTCAAACCCCGCCTATATTTAGTGCTCTTAAGATGAATGGTAAGCCTCTATATGAATATGCTAGAGAGGGTCTTCCATTACCAAGGCCTATAAAGCCCAGAACTGTCCATATCTACAAACTCGATCTAGCAGATGATTGTCTTTCAACCAACCACGatttcaagttcttgaagagtgAGGTTTGTGAGGACGGTTCTATATTAGTTGACAAACTTAGCAAGAACCCAACATTGAATGATCATAAGCTATCATTTTCTGAAGAGTATATGAAAAATgctaaagaagaagataaaaatgaaaagcCCATTGAACCCAGAACTCTTGAAGATCTAAAGAAATATGAATCAAATAATTATAGAGCACCACTCCTACATTTCAACGCCGAGGTTTCTTCAGGAACATATATTCGATCCTTAATTAGTGATTTTGCTAGAGCTCTAGGATCGTCTGCCTATATGGTTGCTCTTACCAGACAAAAGCAATCGGAATGGCTTTTGGGCCAGAACTGTTTTGAGCTTTCAGATTTTGAACAATtaccagaagaagtttgggTGCCCGTTCTTAAGAATGTGTTTGAAAAGGGATCCGAGGTTAATGTTAGTAAAGAACTTGAGGAGGCGAGAAAGAGCATTCCATCAATTAATGATACAGAAACTGTAGTCGATACGCATTCACAGGAAGGGGATTTGGCCACAGACGAACCAAAGACTATTTAA